One Mycoplasmoides pneumoniae FH genomic region harbors:
- a CDS encoding ribonuclease HIII produces MQHANTTALYLIGSDESGKGDSFGGIAVSAVLIHKDKINTLHQIGVGDSKQFNDYQIKALVPKIKAAVHDQVTLSVDAKTYNQLVQSFKNVNVMLTFLHCKVYHQLLQQNKLTAQQCDISIDEFANVKLFTQYTQKLTSLQNELKELVIPNHFLIRGESYSKVIAAASILARAAFIAQMEQLSHQYGVQFPKGSAHGIVEALHLLKTKRQFHKFAQYSAVCKTTFKNVASFLKQLA; encoded by the coding sequence TTGCAACACGCAAACACAACCGCACTTTACCTAATTGGCAGTGATGAATCTGGCAAGGGTGATAGCTTTGGCGGAATTGCTGTAAGTGCTGTTTTAATTCATAAGGACAAAATCAATACACTCCACCAAATTGGTGTGGGGGATTCGAAGCAATTTAACGATTACCAAATTAAAGCTTTAGTGCCTAAAATCAAGGCAGCGGTTCATGACCAAGTTACATTAAGCGTTGATGCTAAAACTTACAACCAACTAGTGCAAAGCTTTAAAAATGTCAACGTAATGTTGACCTTTTTGCACTGCAAGGTGTACCACCAGTTGTTGCAACAAAACAAACTAACAGCACAACAATGTGACATTAGCATTGATGAGTTTGCTAATGTCAAACTGTTCACCCAATACACGCAAAAACTCACCAGCCTGCAAAATGAGTTAAAGGAATTAGTTATTCCCAACCACTTCTTAATTAGGGGTGAGAGCTATTCTAAGGTAATTGCCGCTGCTTCGATCTTAGCACGTGCTGCTTTTATTGCACAAATGGAACAGTTAAGCCACCAGTACGGTGTACAGTTTCCCAAGGGTAGTGCCCATGGCATTGTGGAAGCGTTACACTTACTAAAAACAAAAAGGCAGTTTCACAAGTTCGCCCAGTACAGTGCGGTCTGTAAAACTACCTTTAAGAATGTCGCTAGTTTCCTAAAGCAGCTGGCTTAG